DNA sequence from the Deltaproteobacteria bacterium genome:
GAAGGTGTAGACCGGGTCAATACCAACCGGGTTGCCGAAGTGGCAGGGGTAAGCATCGGCTCGCTCTATCAGTACTTCCCCAACAAAGAAGCGATGATGCAGGCGCTGATCGATAGCTACTCCAACCGCCTCGTTGAGCACCTCTCCGGCTATCTGCAGCAGCTGAGTCAGGAGCCGGCGGCAGGCGCGATTCGGTCCTACGTGAAGGCTATGCTCAGTTTGCCACGGGAGGACCCGGAGCTGCATCGCGCATTTGTTTTGGTTGTGTTCAAGCTCGGCCACGCCAGTATCCGCCAGTTGGAGGAGCAGCTCTTGTTTATTGTGCGTGCTTACCTTGAGACTCAGAAGCACCGACTGATCCCGAAGAATTTAGACCTAGCAGCTTTCATATTGGTCACAACTGTAGAGAGTGTCACCAACATCGCTTTACTGAAGCACCCCGAATACATTTCAACCGATGAATTTGAAATCGAGCTTTCAAGCATCATCACCCGTTACCTCATTGGAAGCGATGAGTTGAGCTAAAGTTTGACTTGCCAGCCTCTGAGTCGGCGCGTTATCTCGGCTTTATGCCAGAACTCCCAGAAGTTGAATATGCTCGTAAACAAGCTCAAAACGCGTTGGCCGGTAAAGTGGTCTCAAAGGTTATTTGCGCTCAAGATGATATTGTTTTTGACGGCGTGCAGCCTAAAGCTCTTGCCAAGCATCTAAAAGGTCAAGAAGTTCTCGCGGCGCATCGCCGTGGAAAATATATGTGGTTAGAACTCAATAAAAAGCCATTCCCGATGTTTCATTTTGGGATGACAGGTCGTTTTCATGTAAAGGGAGAGGCGCCGATTCAGCTGGAAACTGGTCCCAAAGTGGACCCTGAGCAGTGGCCGCCAAGGTTTACGAAAATCGAGATCATCATGAAGGATGATACCAGCTTGGTGATGACCAACTCACGTCGCCTGGGCCGAATCCGTCTATTGGAGAGTCCGCTAGAAGATGGTCCCATTGCTAAGCTTGGTTTTGATCCGCTTTTAAGCATGCCCGCGAAGGCTGAATTTGAGGCCTTGGTACGGGTTCGTAAATCAACCTTGAAGGGGCTCTTATTGAACCAAGCATTTGCGGCGGGTGTGGGCAATTGGATAGCCGATGAGGTGCTTTATCAAGCCCGGCTTTCGCCTACCAGGCGAGCCAATGAGCTGAATGCGGATGAGGTTGGAAAACTACATAGCGCGCTGAAGAAAGTGATTCAGAAAGCTGTATCAGTTGATGCTGATAAAAAGAGGTTCCCCAAGGGCTGGCTCTTTCATCACCGTTGGGGGCAGGTTGAAGGTGC
Encoded proteins:
- a CDS encoding TetR/AcrR family transcriptional regulator, with protein sequence EGVDRVNTNRVAEVAGVSIGSLYQYFPNKEAMMQALIDSYSNRLVEHLSGYLQQLSQEPAAGAIRSYVKAMLSLPREDPELHRAFVLVVFKLGHASIRQLEEQLLFIVRAYLETQKHRLIPKNLDLAAFILVTTVESVTNIALLKHPEYISTDEFEIELSSIITRYLIGSDELS